GTTCAACTATACCAAGGTTTCTGAAGACAATGGCTTCTTCACCCAAGCAGGttgtaaatgaatttcaaatagaACCTGGCATCACCCTGAAGGAATTCTAGCTTCACACTTTTGGAAAGTTTACCAAAATGGCTTCAGAGTAGACTAACTTTacacagcacattaaaaaaaaaaaaaaaaaagacacatttattcAGCATCATGATCAGACTATTACATTTAGCAATCAACAGcatgggtgcaaaaaaaaaaaaaatctacattaaaaccctttgttggaatgctttacactttccacagaacagaaactaaaataacctGTTATACAATTAATTAGTCACAAATACAGTCCTCGAGTTTTTTGCCCATACACATGAGTATTGTCTAAAACATGTCTTCTTTGTAGCAGCAAGGCCCTgccaccactgtgcttggctgagtTCACAAATCTGTTGTAACCTGTAGCTTCCTGTCACTTCTCTGGCTCTCCTCTCCTGCTAAGCTTTGTTTCCTGGGAATaattaaaaccttctgccactgccATAGCTACTGCTGCTACTGGAACCACCATAACCCACCTTGGTTTCGTGGTTTGGCAAAGTATTGGGCGCCACCACCATAAGGGCCAGAGCTTctgcctccaaaatttcctcccttCATAGCTCCAAAATTTGATGACTGattgttgtaattgccaaaatCATTGTAACTTCCACCACCTCCAAAATTGCTTCCATCATTACCAAATCCATTGTAGccatccccactgccaccatATCCACCACCACCACGGCTGCCACCAAAGCCACCATGACCACTGAAGTTTCCTCCATGGCCAAAGTTGTCGTTTCCACCAAAACCACCTCCATGACCCCCACCAAAGTTTCCAGAACCACTTCGACCTCTTTGGCTGGACGAAGCACTAGCCATCTCTTGCTTTGACAGGGCTTTCCTTACTTCACAGTTGTGGCCATTCACAGTATGGTATTTCTGAATGACAATCTTATCCACAGAATCATGGTCATCAAACGTAACAAAAGCAAAGCCCCTCTTCTTGCCACTGCCTCGGTCAGTCATGATTTCAATCACTTCAATTTTCCCATACTGTTCAAAATAGTCTCTTAAGTGATGTTCTTCAGTATCTTCTTTAATGCCACCAACAAAGATCTTTTCCACAGTTAAGTGGGCACGAGGTCTTTGAGAATCCTCTCTGGAAACAGCTCTCTTTGGTTCCACAACTCTTCCATCCACTTTGTGTGGCCTTGCATTCATTGCTGCATCCACCTCCTCCACGGTGGCGTATGTGACAAACCCAAAGCCCCTGGAGCGCTTGGTGTTTGGATCTCTCATTACCACGCAGTCTGTGAGCGTTCCCCATTGCTCAAAATGGCTCCTCAGACTCTCATCAGTCTTTTCAAAGCTCAACCCTCCAATGAGTAGCTTCCGCAGCTGTTCGGGCTCTTTAGGAGACTCTGACTTAGACATGACGGCAGTGGGAAGAGAGACTTTTACGATGCTTCCTCGGCAGCGTCCACAGGCAGAAAGGAGTAAGCTAATGAACGTATCTCTCCAGTTAATTTTCAAATCAatttgtttccctccatctatccatcccccccttagcaaccacttgctaaaagtatactttccagtttctctccccaattcattctaaaaggcatctttaaaagccactgattattactgagactttgggaaatcattctccCTGCTacgtaattgccccagagaaagcccctcccccagaaaagtcCCTCCTACTCTCTATAGACCAAGATTaactgtctcactcttaaagttacagttacccactgaaaatttcaaacttctggcctgCCCCTAGCAGCTCTTcctgccagagcagtaactccttattggctattctaccatcccatcaccattctaagacttcccctaaccactcccctcctctctcgcgctctctctctctctctgtctcggtctctcctctctctccccccttctccttcctctctctctttcctctctctctcttttatcccccccttcttttctctcctccttggtgctgctccgcaggatccctccctcgccaataaaaaccttttgtacaagccttggtggtctgtgagatctctactGGTCGAGTGCCCCCCCTTTTACTCCCCATGCACAGGGTATCTTTTCAGCAaaccaacctaggggaaaagggcaagttctGCCCCTATGCCCAACATCCAAACAGTGTATCTTGTATCCAATAGTTGATTTTTTATCCCTCCCTCACATCTCACCCTCCCACTTTTAGAGTCTCTGGTGTTGATTATTGTACTCTCTGTGTCCATGCTGAACTCGTTTTTAAATGCCACTCACATAAATGAcatattggatttttttctataCTTGAGTAACATcaattgccagatcaaatggtagACCTATTTTTACTTTGAGAAATATCCATACTATTTTAcctagaggttgtactaatttacatttctaccatcaacattcccttttctccacatccttggcaACATGGATTgctttttgatgtttttcttagcatgaattattgtttaatttactattttaaaagccATTCACCATCAACATCTTTTCATTTATCAGTGCAGGccacttgctttttaaaaaaaaatcttaaaggtaTTCCAGGGAATCCATGGACCATGATTTAAATATTCCACTAGATCAGTGATTTCCAACTGGTGTGcggtgagaagatcttaggtgtgcctcaaaaaattttaaagatcaattaattaaattatttttgaaagatgtttgaagcacagtaagtatatactttttttaacaCTTTCTTTTCATCAACATACTGTAAGTGTGCCCCAGAAGTTTAAAtagaggttcaagtgtgctgtgtgataaagaaagttgaaaaactCTAACCTAGATCTTTGATTCCCAAGTACAACAAGATTATAGAGATTTCTTCCTTTGGAAACTGCACcctattgatacagggttccccaaCGCAGAGTAAGACAGGGATAGCACCCCACCCCTACCATTCTCCAGGCCTgtgtgagctcagaaatcagaccctaGGCAAAAACAGGCTGCCCTAGAGACACCCTGtgtctctaggcacaaacaggctgccctttccaggccacagCCTCTGGGCTTTAGCAAGGTCAGGAACAAAGCAGCTGGAAAGGTTCTGGGCCATTCTTTCTTGGGTAGAGAGCACCTGAGGCAAAAACTGGAAGGACCTTATTCTtgtgctaattttaggattattttctgcctgtAGACTTCTTGCAAATTGTGACACACTTCCCCAAGAAACCCTGCCCACAGATAGGAAAAGTAGCATTTAAACTTCCtagacttgtgaactaaaataaaatcttaaggctcctcATCACAGCGACTAAGTGGATCCCTCTCAGCCAAAGGTGATCCCTGAAACTTAATTGCTGGCCAtaagaaaggagatcagacaggcCTCATCAAGCCCCCAGCCCTTCATAGAGATGTCCTCTGTGAGTCACTAACAGGCCTCAGGCTATGgaagacctacctgcaggtccttAATATATACAGCAGACCACTTAAATCTGTGGGTACTGTTTCCAAAGATAGACTCTTTAGCTTAAGAATCCCTTTTCACTAACTCTTGGCCTTtcagacaaagcctaactcttttagccaattgtcacttaaagaatctttaaatcatggctcagcacccatagcacagtgcttatggtgccagccacatacacagagattggtgggttcgaacctggcctgggccagctaaacagcaacaacaacaaaaatagccaagagaattgcttaagtgcaggagtttgatgttgctgtgagctgtgacgcaagtgcacaagtttgaggttactgtgagctgtgacaccactacactctactgagggcaacatagtgagactctgtctcaaaacaaaaaagaagaatcgATAAATCCTCTAGAACCTGTAAGCTCCTGTTTCCAGATGTCCCACTTTTCTGAGACAAACCAATGTAGAGTTTTCCCTGTATTGATGTATGACGTCACCTGtgattcctgtctccctaaaatatataaaaccaaaccgcccccaccccccaccgagTGTCCACTTCCTCATGGCTTCTTGAGTGTGGCTCCAGGTCATGATCCTCaagtttggctcagaataaaccctcaattattttacagagtgtgGTTTCTTTTCCCTCCACAAGTCATTGGGCTAATAGCTGCTGATGAACAGAACAAGTGAGAGCAAACACCCCATGCTACTAACTGGGTACTAAGTACAGCATTAACTGCAAGAGGGAGATTTCATTCAGGAGTTAGGAGAAAATGGCAGAGCTTGGGGTGACCAGCCCCTGGAAGGCTGTAGGAGGGACCTCACTCACCTGAGATGTGGAGATCATTATTGCTGCAAGTCTGGGATATTGGTAAAGAGCTCAGAGCACTGGAAGCCAGAAGCCTGGGCGTTACACAGGAGACAGCTGTGCTGGTCTCTCTGAGGCTGACACGTGCTGCTGCCAGGGTAAAAATTTGTTATTCAAGAAACACTGacaagaagggagaaaatggATGTCCCAGGCCTTGAAAAGTTTGTGGAAATCTGAAGAGCAAATTtcagaaacacaaacaaacacacacttcagattatttaaaacaataaagagTAAGTAGAAACTTGCTaggacttaatttttttaatggccttTTTTGGATCCAGTTTTTGGAATCGGTGCGGGGGACTGTTTTCGGGAACCTTGGCTCCGAGAAGAAGGCGCCCTGCTGGGCGGCTTctgcagtttttccttttctttctgaggcTGCTTTGGTTTCCCCTCTTGACTGACCACGGATGGCGCCCTGCTGGGTTGAGCACTTggcactttttcttttccaggttgcatctttttctcttcttgactCATCACAGATGGCGCCCTGCTGGGTTGAGCACTTggcactttttccttttcttgactgACCACGGATGGCGCCCTGCTGGGTTGAGCACTTggcactttttccttttcttgactgACCACGGACGGTGCTCTGCTGGGTGGAGCACTCTTcagcttttcttttgctttcacttctttctgctttttctccttctttgattttttcccgCAAAGCATGTAATAAAGGCAACATAACAAAATAAGCAGGATGAGAAGCA
This Nycticebus coucang isolate mNycCou1 chromosome 1, mNycCou1.pri, whole genome shotgun sequence DNA region includes the following protein-coding sequences:
- the LOC128588988 gene encoding heterogeneous nuclear ribonucleoprotein A1-like, which translates into the protein MSKSESPKEPEQLRKLLIGGLSFEKTDESLRSHFEQWGTLTDCVVMRDPNTKRSRGFGFVTYATVEEVDAAMNARPHKVDGRVVEPKRAVSREDSQRPRAHLTVEKIFVGGIKEDTEEHHLRDYFEQYGKIEVIEIMTDRGSGKKRGFAFVTFDDHDSVDKIVIQKYHTVNGHNCEVRKALSKQEMASASSSQRGRSGSGNFGGGHGGGFGGNDNFGHGGNFSGHGGFGGSRGGGGYGGSGDGYNGFGNDGSNFGGGGSYNDFGNYNNQSSNFGAMKGGNFGGRSSGPYGGGAQYFAKPRNQGGLWWFQ